In Deinococcus aerophilus, one genomic interval encodes:
- a CDS encoding DUF3197 domain-containing protein, translating to MHIADPLGLPGAPLETLSAVLERCAQLPDPAGRGQLVLVTDRQGQRDTSGYAALLVTGEHVIVTANAFGPRFGRPGMAALIELVDWTQARGWPVREAVLNASDFTRVIDEPDAAEIGRLMAASSPSDPGIYRVWPTAWREETWQE from the coding sequence ATGCACATTGCCGATCCGCTGGGCCTGCCGGGCGCGCCGCTCGAAACCCTGAGTGCCGTTCTGGAGCGCTGCGCCCAGCTGCCGGACCCCGCGGGAAGGGGGCAGCTGGTGCTCGTGACCGACCGTCAGGGCCAGCGGGACACGTCGGGCTACGCGGCGCTGCTCGTCACCGGGGAACACGTGATCGTCACGGCAAATGCCTTTGGCCCGCGCTTCGGGCGCCCTGGCATGGCGGCGCTGATCGAGCTGGTGGACTGGACCCAGGCGCGCGGCTGGCCGGTCCGCGAGGCGGTGCTCAACGCCTCGGATTTCACGCGCGTGATCGACGAGCCGGACGCCGCCGAGATTGGCCGCCTGATGGCCGCCAGCAGCCCCAGCGACCCCGGCATCTACCGGGTGTGGCCGACGGCGTGGCGCGAGGAAACCTGGCAGGAATAA
- a CDS encoding S4 domain-containing protein: MKPKLSTLVAQAAGGRVIRTGFLDGDDIDRRLLNDPEVRHRIAGGFPDARRVVLTLHPAHIPEVDAGVTVLRLTPAQAAPGWDLQDFAVQLRRLELKEEQLGDLREERGGFLVAATGQAAQTLGALSELGGRAVEVEEVGETAGRGSKLREVVVPSMRVDVVGAKGFGVSRAYFQQGIDGGKVRLNGGPARASSEIREGDSLSAEGLGRIDFKRVVNETRRGNHKVELEVHR; this comes from the coding sequence ATGAAGCCCAAACTTTCCACGCTGGTGGCCCAGGCTGCGGGGGGCCGGGTGATCCGCACCGGTTTTCTGGACGGCGACGACATTGACCGCCGTCTGCTCAACGACCCCGAGGTGCGCCACCGCATCGCCGGGGGCTTTCCCGACGCGCGGCGGGTGGTGCTGACCCTGCACCCGGCCCATATTCCCGAGGTCGACGCGGGGGTCACGGTGCTGCGGCTGACTCCGGCGCAGGCGGCGCCGGGCTGGGACCTGCAGGATTTCGCGGTGCAGCTGCGCCGCCTGGAGCTCAAGGAAGAGCAGCTCGGGGACCTGCGCGAGGAACGCGGCGGTTTTCTGGTCGCGGCCACCGGTCAGGCTGCCCAGACGCTGGGAGCGCTGAGTGAGCTGGGGGGCCGCGCCGTGGAGGTCGAGGAGGTCGGCGAGACGGCCGGCCGGGGCAGCAAGCTGCGCGAGGTCGTCGTGCCGTCCATGCGGGTGGACGTGGTGGGGGCCAAGGGGTTCGGGGTCAGCCGGGCGTACTTCCAGCAGGGCATAGACGGCGGCAAGGTGCGCCTGAACGGTGGCCCGGCGCGGGCGAGCAGCGAGATCCGCGAGGGAGACAGCCTCAGTGCCGAGGGCCTGGGACGCATCGACTTCAAGCGCGTGGTCAACGAGACCCGCCGGGGCAATCACAAGGTCGAGCTTGAAGTTCACCGCTGA
- the zapE gene encoding cell division protein ZapE, with protein sequence MIDLLARHPASDPQALTQALAPSARFQDVRFGTYRPNPEFPSQAAARGQLEAFLEGPRERPGGLRLFRRRRPEGRGLYLDGGFGVGKTHLLASTYHAAQGQRAIMSFQDLMYLIGALGMTRAVDTFRGHDLLLIDEFELDDPGNTHMANTFLGQLMPGGTSVVATSNTEPGALGQGRFNASDFQRQIQGIAERFETQRIDGPDFRQRGTRPEGVLTADEYAAWQALQDHATLAVVTHRDLNRHLLEVHPSRFPGLLQGVGAVGVGALVPMDDQNIALRFVHFIDKLYDLGLRAAFTGTPLNTLFSETYRHGAYAKKYSRCLSRLSELLREAHGEVTTPPVGEG encoded by the coding sequence ATGATCGACCTGCTGGCCCGGCATCCAGCCTCCGATCCCCAGGCGCTCACGCAGGCCCTGGCACCCAGCGCCCGGTTTCAGGACGTGCGTTTCGGGACCTACCGGCCCAATCCCGAGTTTCCCAGTCAGGCGGCGGCGCGCGGGCAGCTGGAAGCCTTCTTAGAGGGCCCCCGGGAACGTCCCGGCGGCCTGCGGCTGTTCCGCCGGCGCCGCCCCGAGGGACGCGGGCTGTACCTGGACGGCGGTTTCGGGGTGGGCAAGACGCACCTGCTTGCCAGCACGTACCACGCCGCACAGGGCCAGCGCGCCATCATGAGCTTTCAGGACCTGATGTACCTGATCGGCGCGCTGGGCATGACCCGCGCGGTCGATACCTTCCGGGGCCACGATCTGCTGCTCATCGATGAATTCGAGCTGGACGATCCGGGCAACACCCACATGGCGAACACCTTTCTGGGTCAGCTGATGCCCGGCGGCACCAGCGTGGTCGCCACCAGCAACACCGAACCCGGCGCGCTGGGACAGGGCCGCTTCAATGCCAGCGACTTCCAGCGCCAGATCCAGGGCATCGCGGAGCGCTTCGAGACCCAGCGCATCGACGGCCCCGACTTCCGTCAGCGCGGCACCCGGCCCGAGGGCGTGCTGACGGCCGACGAATACGCCGCGTGGCAGGCCCTTCAGGACCACGCCACGCTGGCGGTCGTCACGCACCGTGACCTCAACCGGCACCTGCTGGAAGTGCATCCCAGCCGCTTTCCCGGCTTGCTGCAGGGGGTCGGGGCGGTGGGCGTGGGGGCACTGGTGCCCATGGACGACCAGAACATCGCGCTGCGCTTCGTTCACTTCATCGACAAGCTCTACGACCTCGGGCTGCGGGCGGCCTTTACCGGCACACCGCTGAACACGCTGTTTTCCGAGACCTACCGCCACGGAGCCTACGCCAAGAAGTACAGCCGTTGCCTGTCGCGCCTTTCCGAACTGCTGCGCGAGGCCCACGGGGAAGTGACGACCCCGCCGGTGGGGGAGGGGTAG
- a CDS encoding TetR/AcrR family transcriptional regulator: protein MTESSKPRRAQILDSASRLFSERGYHATSMRDLAGELGMQGGSLYAHISGKEELLIEIVNVASQQFDEALFTLRAADMRADDKLREAMHRHIRVVADNMDSATVFFHEWKHLSPEAYARVTGWRDSIDAFYRELITQGVEDGTFRRDLDPRMTAYLVLSAVNWAYTWYRPGGPLTPRNVADSFADMLLGGLRAVPEPPRP from the coding sequence ATGACTGAATCCAGCAAACCCCGCCGCGCCCAGATCCTCGATTCGGCCAGCCGCCTGTTCTCCGAGCGCGGCTACCACGCCACGAGCATGCGTGACCTGGCCGGGGAACTGGGTATGCAGGGGGGCAGTCTGTACGCGCACATCAGCGGCAAGGAAGAGCTGCTGATCGAGATCGTGAACGTGGCCTCGCAGCAGTTCGACGAGGCGCTGTTCACCCTGCGCGCCGCCGACATGCGCGCCGACGATAAGCTGCGCGAGGCGATGCACCGCCACATCCGGGTGGTTGCCGACAACATGGACAGCGCCACCGTGTTCTTTCACGAATGGAAGCACCTCTCGCCCGAGGCCTATGCCCGCGTGACCGGCTGGCGCGACAGCATTGACGCCTTTTACCGCGAGCTGATCACCCAGGGCGTCGAGGACGGCACCTTCCGCCGGGATCTGGACCCCCGCATGACCGCCTACCTGGTGCTGTCGGCCGTGAACTGGGCCTACACCTGGTACCGCCCCGGCGGCCCGCTGACCCCCAGAAACGTGGCCGACAGCTTCGCCGACATGCTGCTCGGCGGCCTGCGCGCCGTTCCGGAGCCCCCCCGCCCATGA